In Erythrobacter sp. F6033, a single genomic region encodes these proteins:
- a CDS encoding nucleoside transporter C-terminal domain-containing protein, producing MFSLLGIVAILGFAFLLSNGKKRIKLRVVGAAFALQAVMALLVLRTPWGVKVIEWLSGGVIALLDYSKVGIEAVFGSMEANPFTNTFVIAALPVIVFFAAIVSILYHLGIMQRLVRWVGGAIGWITGITKVEALGSAANIFVGQSESPLVVRPYLAALPPSQLFTLMSVGMAGVAGTILAAYASFIGSDAVPFLLAAAFMSAPGGILMAKIIMPDDGDAEPSNEDVTLPKARISAGGPAAIVESGKAEEVEMAETFEEGQRPANIIEAAAQGTQTGVKLAVAVGAMVMVFVALVALANGMLGGIGGFFGYPDVTFQQLLGYVFAPVMFLIGISDWDQAQLAGGLFGTKIVLNEFVAFIDLGAMTDGQLPERSRAIVTFALCGFANFSSIAIQMAVTGGLAPNQRPVIARLGLKALAAGSLANLMSAALASIFLPF from the coding sequence CTGTTTAGCCTGCTCGGCATTGTTGCTATTCTCGGCTTCGCGTTTCTGCTCTCGAACGGAAAGAAACGGATCAAGCTGCGGGTGGTTGGGGCGGCCTTCGCTCTGCAGGCTGTAATGGCGTTGCTTGTGCTTCGCACACCTTGGGGTGTGAAAGTGATCGAATGGCTTTCCGGCGGTGTGATCGCGTTGCTCGACTATTCGAAAGTCGGGATCGAGGCTGTGTTTGGCTCCATGGAAGCGAACCCTTTCACCAACACATTCGTCATCGCTGCCTTGCCGGTGATTGTGTTCTTCGCGGCGATTGTCTCGATCCTTTATCATCTGGGAATCATGCAGCGGCTGGTGCGTTGGGTCGGCGGGGCCATCGGCTGGATTACCGGCATCACCAAGGTTGAGGCGCTGGGTAGCGCGGCCAACATCTTTGTTGGTCAGTCCGAAAGCCCGCTGGTCGTTCGTCCGTATCTTGCTGCTCTTCCGCCCTCACAGCTCTTTACATTGATGAGTGTGGGTATGGCCGGTGTCGCGGGAACCATCCTTGCCGCCTATGCCAGTTTCATCGGATCAGACGCGGTGCCGTTCCTGCTTGCGGCGGCGTTTATGTCGGCGCCCGGCGGTATCCTGATGGCGAAGATCATTATGCCGGATGATGGCGATGCCGAACCGTCCAACGAGGATGTGACGCTGCCCAAAGCGCGTATCAGCGCGGGCGGCCCCGCGGCGATTGTTGAAAGCGGCAAAGCCGAAGAAGTCGAAATGGCTGAGACTTTTGAAGAAGGCCAACGCCCAGCCAATATAATCGAAGCCGCTGCGCAAGGCACGCAAACTGGTGTGAAATTGGCGGTCGCTGTCGGCGCGATGGTGATGGTGTTTGTGGCTCTCGTCGCGCTCGCCAACGGAATGCTTGGCGGCATTGGTGGTTTCTTCGGATATCCTGATGTCACCTTCCAGCAATTGCTTGGCTATGTATTTGCTCCGGTGATGTTCCTGATCGGTATTTCGGATTGGGATCAGGCGCAGCTCGCGGGCGGATTGTTCGGCACGAAGATCGTGCTCAACGAATTCGTCGCTTTCATCGATCTTGGTGCGATGACCGATGGCCAATTGCCAGAGCGCAGCCGAGCAATCGTGACATTCGCTCTGTGCGGATTTGCCAATTTCTCCTCCATCGCGATCCAGATGGCGGTGACAGGCGGTCTCGCCCCCAATCAGCGGCCTGTGATTGCTCGATTGGGCCTGAAAGCGCTTGCCGCAGGTAGCCTCGCCAATCTGATGAGCGCGGCGCTCGCGAGCATTTTCCTACCGTTTTAG
- a CDS encoding queuosine precursor transporter, giving the protein MGLFVYIILYGGMTVLAGVVAFKQVQLWPSNLAVEAGIFPFLLLVVITSTIAQLYGQKLANRLIWIGFIPLALSAALIYLVLSLPASPEMLEFRLEDLSAFERVLGQTPRILMAGPAAYITSLLLNVWIFSKLRGSGEATTMGLMIRGAIASALSQAVDSIIFITLAFYGEFDITNLMIGQVLAKVTLSIVLVPFLITGGVKLAQWLDSRST; this is encoded by the coding sequence ATGGGCCTGTTCGTGTACATAATCCTGTATGGCGGAATGACTGTTCTTGCCGGTGTGGTTGCGTTTAAGCAGGTGCAATTGTGGCCCAGCAATCTTGCGGTTGAAGCGGGTATTTTCCCGTTCCTGCTGTTGGTTGTGATCACCAGCACGATTGCGCAGCTTTACGGGCAGAAACTCGCCAATAGACTGATCTGGATCGGTTTTATACCGCTCGCCCTTTCGGCTGCGCTGATCTATCTGGTGCTGTCCCTGCCCGCTTCGCCAGAGATGCTGGAGTTCCGGCTTGAGGATCTTTCCGCCTTTGAACGGGTGCTGGGCCAAACACCGCGCATCCTGATGGCGGGCCCGGCGGCCTACATCACATCTTTGCTGCTCAATGTCTGGATTTTCTCGAAACTGCGCGGGTCAGGTGAGGCGACCACTATGGGGCTTATGATCCGCGGCGCTATCGCTTCTGCATTGAGCCAAGCGGTCGATTCCATCATTTTTATCACTCTCGCCTTCTATGGCGAATTTGACATCACAAACCTGATGATCGGCCAAGTCCTTGCGAAAGTAACGCTCAGTATCGTGCTCGTGCCGTTTCTCATCACAGGCGGCGTGA